The following are from one region of the Nocardioides marmotae genome:
- a CDS encoding GNAT family N-acetyltransferase, which translates to MIPEDSRFENDPEELVAQAPGLPSGWEVASPDPSDRFDVARLTHLLRAHERHGRGWAGAGVDDVLVEVSEHGLRMRQNVVVRDADGEIRAWASAHDRAAGRMLFVHIVERDLPEQVARACSDVLFEWAVGQAKVLGAARGLETQQIDTGAFADDERQHAWLAAAGFERVRTWWQMSRPVTADEADLVPAPGRWEDEDKGVVFRRVRRASEGGMPDAEDLRKVHEVLEGAFVDHFNHHEETFEEFVHRLREDPGHRWDHWWLAELVEDGGRTPVGTLVGAVSESTGGAPDGSYVEYLGVLEAARGRGVAKGLLRTIIADAAARGRDRVGLEVDADSSTGADGLYTSMGWVTKYVTESWHLDVPVD; encoded by the coding sequence GTGATCCCAGAGGACTCCCGGTTCGAGAACGACCCCGAGGAGCTCGTGGCGCAGGCGCCCGGACTCCCGAGCGGATGGGAGGTCGCGAGCCCCGACCCGAGTGATCGGTTCGACGTCGCCCGGCTCACCCACCTGCTGCGGGCCCACGAGCGGCACGGCCGCGGCTGGGCCGGCGCCGGCGTCGACGACGTCCTCGTCGAGGTCTCCGAGCACGGCCTGCGGATGCGGCAGAACGTCGTCGTCCGCGACGCCGACGGCGAGATCCGCGCCTGGGCCAGCGCCCACGACCGCGCCGCCGGCCGGATGCTCTTCGTGCACATCGTCGAGCGCGACCTGCCCGAGCAGGTCGCCCGGGCCTGCTCCGACGTGCTCTTCGAGTGGGCCGTCGGCCAGGCCAAGGTCCTCGGCGCGGCCCGCGGGCTGGAGACCCAGCAGATCGACACCGGCGCCTTCGCCGACGACGAGCGCCAGCACGCCTGGCTGGCCGCCGCCGGCTTCGAGCGGGTGCGCACCTGGTGGCAGATGAGCCGCCCCGTCACCGCCGACGAGGCCGACCTGGTGCCCGCCCCGGGGCGCTGGGAGGACGAGGACAAGGGCGTGGTCTTCCGCCGGGTCCGCCGCGCGTCCGAGGGCGGCATGCCCGACGCCGAGGACCTGCGCAAGGTCCACGAGGTGCTCGAGGGCGCCTTCGTCGACCACTTCAACCACCACGAGGAGACCTTCGAGGAGTTCGTCCACCGGCTCCGCGAGGACCCCGGCCACCGCTGGGACCACTGGTGGCTCGCCGAGCTCGTCGAGGACGGCGGCCGCACCCCCGTCGGCACCCTCGTCGGCGCGGTCTCCGAGAGCACCGGCGGCGCGCCGGACGGCTCGTACGTCGAGTACCTCGGCGTCCTCGAGGCCGCCCGCGGCCGCGGCGTCGCCAAGGGCCTGCTCCGCACGATCATCGCGGACGCCGCCGCCCGCGGCCGGGACCGCGTCGGCCTCGAGGTGGACGCCGACTCCTCCACCGGCGCCGACGGGCTCTACACGTCCATGGGCTGGGTGACGAAGTACGTCACCGAGTCCTGGCACCTCGACGTCCCCGTCGACTGA
- a CDS encoding glycosyltransferase family A protein yields the protein MTAHLGRTGLSNLEGHTDYDITWPWARPEGLRPGTTAVLRVKDEAPSLPFVLPPLLRACDHVLVVDNGSTDGTPDVVRETAERHGRADRLTLTSYPFAVARAGAEHLAVHELSVHSLSYFYNWCFAQVGTRYSWKWDGDMVLTTEGEVSIADLSWQVGDVQTIVRVPRHPLFLASDSLAYLDLGLRNAEEWGFPIGPDFVYTKAFEWEIRTTPEDVRSIGLPFGLCVELKYLDGDEFAHWTDPSSFATSWRNKRKRREWEVFNALREGTVPAGVVRIEAPAGTHVVDHVTHEWLPHAPRPLDVGPQRR from the coding sequence GTGACCGCGCACCTGGGCCGGACCGGCCTGAGCAACCTCGAGGGCCACACCGACTACGACATCACCTGGCCCTGGGCACGGCCCGAGGGGCTGCGCCCGGGCACCACCGCGGTGCTGCGGGTCAAGGACGAGGCGCCGTCGCTGCCGTTCGTGCTCCCGCCGCTGTTGCGCGCCTGCGACCACGTGCTGGTCGTGGACAACGGCTCCACCGACGGCACCCCCGACGTGGTCCGCGAGACCGCCGAGCGGCACGGCCGCGCGGACCGGCTCACGCTCACGTCGTACCCCTTCGCGGTCGCGCGCGCCGGCGCCGAGCACCTCGCCGTCCACGAGCTGTCGGTGCACTCGCTGTCGTACTTCTACAACTGGTGCTTCGCCCAGGTCGGCACCCGCTACTCCTGGAAGTGGGACGGCGACATGGTGCTGACCACCGAGGGCGAGGTCTCCATCGCGGACCTGTCCTGGCAGGTCGGCGACGTGCAGACGATCGTCCGCGTGCCACGGCACCCGCTGTTCCTCGCCTCGGACTCCCTCGCCTACCTCGACCTCGGCCTGCGCAACGCCGAGGAGTGGGGCTTCCCGATCGGCCCGGACTTCGTCTACACCAAGGCCTTCGAGTGGGAGATCCGCACGACCCCGGAGGACGTCCGGTCCATCGGGCTGCCCTTCGGGCTGTGCGTGGAGCTGAAGTACCTCGACGGCGACGAGTTCGCCCACTGGACCGACCCGTCCTCCTTCGCGACGTCGTGGCGCAACAAGCGCAAGCGGCGCGAGTGGGAGGTCTTCAACGCCCTGCGCGAGGGCACGGTCCCCGCCGGCGTCGTCCGCATCGAGGCCCCCGCCGGGACGCACGTCGTCGACCACGTCACCCACGAGTGGCTGCCGCACGCGCCGCGCCCGCTCGACGTGGGCCCCCAGCGCCGCTAG
- a CDS encoding ABC transporter ATP-binding protein, with amino-acid sequence MDATGTAGATTMIRLSGVGKTYADGTVAVQAVDLEVAAGELLCLVGPSGCGKSTTLKMINRLIEPTTGRIEIDGRDVTGEDPVKLRRGIGYVIQQVGLFPHQKILTNVMTVPLLSGGSRAAARARALELLELVGLDPATYADRYPHQLSGGQRQRVGVARALAADPPVLLMDEPFGAVDPVVRVRLQDEFRRLQRDLGKTVVLVTHDIDEAVRMGDRVAVFAAGGRLAQHATPAELLARPADDFVADFVGSERGLRRLSVTPVDPALLDPVDGVRIGDLGAAIEVGATLEQALAAMLRSDRGMVAVRRGPVMLGVLTPDGVHRALRASLSPAEDTGSTAPD; translated from the coding sequence ATGGACGCTACCGGCACCGCGGGCGCAACCACGATGATCCGGCTCTCGGGTGTCGGCAAGACGTACGCCGACGGGACGGTCGCCGTGCAGGCGGTCGATCTCGAGGTGGCCGCCGGGGAGCTGCTGTGCCTGGTCGGCCCGTCGGGCTGCGGCAAGTCCACGACGCTGAAGATGATCAACCGGCTGATCGAGCCCACCACGGGCCGCATCGAGATCGACGGGCGCGACGTCACCGGCGAGGACCCGGTCAAGCTGCGCCGGGGCATCGGCTACGTCATCCAGCAGGTGGGGCTCTTCCCGCACCAGAAGATCCTCACCAACGTGATGACGGTGCCGCTGCTCTCCGGCGGGTCACGGGCCGCCGCCCGGGCGCGGGCCCTGGAGCTGCTCGAGCTGGTCGGCCTCGACCCGGCGACGTACGCCGACCGCTACCCCCACCAGCTCTCCGGCGGTCAGCGCCAGCGCGTCGGCGTGGCCCGGGCGCTGGCCGCCGACCCTCCCGTGCTGCTCATGGACGAGCCGTTCGGCGCGGTCGACCCGGTGGTGCGCGTGCGGCTGCAGGACGAGTTCCGCCGGCTCCAGCGCGACCTGGGCAAGACCGTCGTGCTGGTCACCCACGACATCGACGAGGCGGTCCGGATGGGCGACCGGGTCGCGGTGTTCGCCGCGGGCGGCCGGCTCGCCCAGCACGCCACCCCCGCCGAGCTGCTCGCCCGCCCCGCCGACGACTTCGTGGCCGACTTCGTCGGCTCCGAGCGCGGCCTGCGGCGCCTCTCGGTCACCCCGGTGGACCCCGCCCTGCTCGACCCGGTCGACGGCGTGCGGATCGGCGACCTCGGCGCGGCGATCGAGGTCGGCGCGACCCTCGAGCAGGCGCTCGCCGCGATGCTGCGCAGCGACCGCGGGATGGTCGCGGTCCGTCGCGGTCCGGTCATGCTCGGCGTGCTGACCCCCGACGGCGTGCACCGGGCGCTGCGCGCCTCGCTCTCCCCCGCCGAGGACACCGGCAGCACCGCTCCTGACTGA
- the panC gene encoding pantoate--beta-alanine ligase produces MTTSLPVLASTREELSTLLADARRSGLRVGLVPTMGALHEGHASLMREARDRVGDGPVVVSVFVNPLQFGAGEDLDRYPRTLDADLEVCAREGVDVVFAPSVEEVYPGGDPMVTVEPGPQAEVLEGRSRPGHFRGVLTVVAKLFGLVRPDVAVFGQKDYQQLALIRRMAEDLCLGVDVVGAETVREAGGLALSSRNRYLDEEQRLEALALSRALRAAQEAAAYGVGPALDAARAELRAAHAVDLDYLEVTAPDLSPLPDPVPPGTVARVLVAARVGTTRLIDNMPLVLGHPEGRPDHEPDHEPDHQQGER; encoded by the coding sequence ATGACCACCTCCCTCCCCGTCCTCGCGTCCACGCGCGAGGAGCTCTCCACGCTGCTCGCCGACGCCCGCCGCTCCGGGCTCCGCGTCGGCCTCGTCCCGACGATGGGCGCCCTGCACGAGGGGCACGCCAGCCTGATGCGCGAGGCGCGCGACCGGGTCGGCGACGGCCCCGTCGTGGTCTCGGTCTTCGTCAACCCGCTGCAGTTCGGCGCCGGCGAGGACCTCGACCGCTACCCCCGCACCCTCGACGCCGACCTGGAGGTGTGCGCCCGCGAGGGCGTCGACGTGGTCTTCGCGCCGAGCGTGGAGGAGGTCTACCCCGGGGGCGACCCGATGGTGACCGTCGAGCCGGGCCCGCAGGCCGAGGTCCTCGAGGGCCGCAGCCGTCCCGGCCACTTCCGCGGCGTGCTCACCGTGGTCGCCAAGCTCTTCGGCCTGGTGCGCCCCGACGTCGCGGTCTTCGGGCAGAAGGACTACCAGCAGCTCGCCCTGATCCGCCGGATGGCCGAGGACCTCTGCCTCGGCGTCGACGTCGTCGGGGCCGAGACGGTCCGCGAGGCCGGCGGGCTGGCGCTGTCCAGCCGCAACCGCTACCTCGACGAGGAGCAGCGGCTCGAGGCGCTCGCCCTCAGCCGCGCGCTGCGCGCCGCGCAGGAGGCGGCGGCGTACGGCGTCGGCCCGGCGCTGGACGCCGCCCGCGCCGAGCTGCGGGCCGCCCACGCCGTCGACCTGGACTACCTCGAGGTCACCGCCCCCGACCTCTCCCCGCTGCCCGACCCCGTCCCGCCCGGCACCGTGGCGCGGGTGCTCGTCGCCGCCCGGGTCGGCACCACCCGTCTCATCGACAACATGCCGCTGGTCCTCGGGCACCCCGAGGGCCGGCCCGACCACGAGCCCGACCACGAGCCCGACCACCAGCAGGGAGAGCGTTGA
- a CDS encoding Rossmann-like and DUF2520 domain-containing protein produces the protein MTHRPLGVGVVGAGRVGAVLAAALRAAGHPVVAAAGESDASRARIAALLPDVPIEKPTAVARAADVLLLTVPDDMLGNVVAMLTASGAIREGQYVVHTSGRHGLAVLEPAREAGARVVAMHPAMTFTGTALDLERLGGCVFGLTAGAGERAVAEALVADLGGRPMWVPEEMRTLYHAGLAHGANHLVTLVTEAMEMLAAAGADDPSGTLRPLLTAALDNALAHGDAALTGPIVRGDAGTVEAHLEDLLANAPQTVASYVAMARATLDRAVTDGRLLPIRALKIHDLLARASVAAATPTTTLAPVVPPTVVDRTTHLR, from the coding sequence ATGACGCACCGACCCCTCGGGGTGGGCGTGGTCGGCGCTGGTCGCGTCGGCGCCGTCCTCGCCGCTGCCCTCCGCGCTGCCGGCCACCCCGTGGTCGCCGCCGCCGGCGAGTCCGACGCCTCCCGCGCGCGCATCGCCGCGCTGCTGCCGGACGTGCCGATCGAGAAGCCGACGGCCGTCGCGCGCGCTGCCGACGTGCTGCTGCTGACCGTGCCGGACGACATGCTCGGCAACGTGGTCGCGATGCTGACCGCCAGCGGCGCGATCCGCGAGGGCCAGTACGTCGTGCACACCTCGGGCCGGCACGGCCTCGCCGTCCTCGAGCCGGCCCGCGAGGCCGGCGCCCGCGTGGTCGCGATGCACCCGGCGATGACCTTCACCGGCACCGCCCTGGACCTCGAGCGGCTCGGCGGCTGCGTCTTCGGGCTGACCGCCGGCGCGGGGGAGCGGGCCGTCGCCGAGGCGCTCGTCGCCGACCTCGGCGGGCGCCCGATGTGGGTGCCCGAGGAGATGCGCACGCTCTACCACGCCGGGCTCGCCCACGGCGCGAACCACCTGGTCACCCTGGTGACCGAGGCGATGGAGATGCTGGCCGCGGCCGGCGCCGACGACCCGTCGGGCACGCTGCGCCCGCTGCTGACTGCCGCCCTCGACAACGCCCTCGCCCACGGCGACGCCGCGCTCACCGGGCCGATCGTCCGCGGCGACGCGGGCACGGTCGAGGCCCACCTCGAGGACCTGCTGGCCAACGCGCCCCAGACGGTGGCGTCGTACGTCGCCATGGCCCGCGCCACGCTCGACCGCGCCGTCACCGACGGCCGGCTCCTGCCGATCCGCGCGCTGAAGATCCACGACCTGCTCGCCCGCGCCTCCGTCGCGGCCGCGACCCCGACCACCACCCTCGCGCCGGTCGTCCCCCCGACCGTCGTGGACCGGACCACGCACCTGCGATGA
- a CDS encoding sulfotransferase family protein, whose protein sequence is MSAPAAQPPVDPSAVDPTDYPRKVLFVAGAGRSGTSTMAGLMQILGLHVPQPEVAADETNPKGFGEPAWAVEHHDRLLKEAGVQVSDSRPDAWFETGRVSTREKERITTAEWLESHFAVSSELVVKDPRLAWFLSLWRVAAVRTGATPVFATMLRPPAEVVGSKQTYYKNRLGSAHLAASWLNMLLHTERATRASAEAGAAGADGPVDGSARVFVRYGDLLDDWTRTCMHAGETLGLQHVLHARSEQIRDGHRFVDPSLRRVTQSLEDLGLPKRLHDLTADTWAELNKLADPGGDTPEVHRTLDQLREAYVELYEESEAISRSSVVAAEQRVRRELKGRAPAGRPGASPAPAAPAGDLADRLPHGLRAAIPPSVRRGLRKAVGKTRS, encoded by the coding sequence GTGAGTGCCCCCGCAGCGCAGCCGCCCGTGGACCCCTCGGCCGTGGACCCGACCGACTACCCGCGCAAGGTCCTCTTCGTCGCCGGTGCCGGACGCAGCGGCACCAGCACGATGGCCGGGTTGATGCAGATCCTCGGACTGCACGTCCCGCAGCCCGAGGTCGCCGCCGACGAGACCAACCCCAAGGGGTTCGGCGAGCCGGCCTGGGCCGTCGAGCACCACGACCGCCTCCTCAAGGAGGCCGGCGTGCAGGTCAGCGACTCCCGGCCCGACGCGTGGTTCGAGACCGGCCGGGTCTCCACCCGCGAGAAGGAGCGGATCACCACCGCCGAGTGGCTGGAGTCGCACTTCGCGGTCAGCAGCGAGCTGGTCGTCAAGGACCCGCGCCTGGCCTGGTTCCTCTCGCTGTGGCGCGTCGCCGCCGTCCGCACCGGCGCGACCCCGGTCTTCGCGACGATGCTCCGCCCGCCGGCCGAGGTCGTCGGCAGCAAGCAGACCTACTACAAGAACCGGCTCGGCTCCGCGCACCTCGCGGCCTCCTGGCTCAACATGCTGCTCCACACCGAGCGCGCGACCCGCGCCTCCGCCGAGGCCGGCGCGGCCGGGGCCGACGGCCCCGTCGACGGCAGCGCGCGGGTCTTCGTCCGGTACGGCGACCTCCTCGACGACTGGACCCGCACCTGCATGCATGCCGGGGAGACCCTCGGCCTCCAGCACGTCCTGCACGCCCGCAGCGAGCAGATCCGCGACGGCCACCGCTTCGTGGACCCCTCCCTGCGCCGCGTCACCCAGTCGCTGGAGGACCTCGGCCTGCCCAAGCGCCTCCACGACCTGACCGCCGACACCTGGGCGGAGCTGAACAAGCTCGCCGACCCCGGCGGCGACACCCCCGAGGTGCACCGCACGCTCGACCAGCTGCGCGAGGCCTACGTCGAGCTCTACGAGGAGTCCGAGGCCATCTCGCGCTCCTCGGTGGTCGCCGCCGAGCAGCGGGTACGCCGCGAGCTCAAGGGCCGCGCGCCAGCCGGCCGCCCCGGAGCGAGCCCGGCCCCGGCCGCGCCCGCCGGCGACCTCGCCGACCGGCTCCCGCACGGGCTGCGCGCGGCGATCCCGCCGTCGGTGCGCCGCGGCCTGCGCAAGGCCGTCGGCAAGACCCGCTCGTGA
- a CDS encoding DUF3180 domain-containing protein produces the protein MSDPLGTPGSPEEPGGNLRPTSPAALAGWVVAGLVLGWLVHPVADRYGTAPIVTWAQPLALVLVVAILAATAWVTHRQVHVRRERLDPQQAVNRLVLARACAYVGALVAGGYLGYAVSWLGIPAELAEQRAWRSAAAALAGAGVAGAALLLERACRVRSDDPAP, from the coding sequence GTGAGCGACCCGCTCGGCACTCCCGGATCGCCGGAGGAGCCGGGCGGGAACCTGCGCCCCACCTCGCCCGCCGCGCTGGCGGGCTGGGTCGTCGCCGGCCTGGTGCTGGGCTGGCTCGTGCACCCGGTCGCCGACCGGTACGGCACCGCGCCGATCGTGACCTGGGCCCAGCCGCTCGCGCTGGTCCTGGTGGTGGCGATCCTCGCCGCGACCGCCTGGGTGACCCACCGGCAGGTCCACGTGCGCCGCGAGCGGCTCGACCCGCAGCAGGCGGTCAACCGCCTGGTACTGGCCCGGGCCTGCGCCTACGTCGGGGCGCTGGTGGCCGGCGGCTACCTCGGGTACGCCGTGTCCTGGCTGGGCATCCCCGCCGAGCTCGCCGAGCAGCGGGCCTGGCGCTCGGCCGCCGCGGCACTCGCCGGCGCCGGTGTGGCGGGGGCCGCGTTGCTGCTGGAGCGCGCGTGTCGCGTCCGGTCCGACGACCCGGCCCCCTAA
- a CDS encoding glycosyltransferase family 2 protein, giving the protein MQLQPWARRRARVSVVVPVYDVEAYLPACLDSVLAQEAKGLDLEVVVVDDGSPDGSGAIADSYAERDPRVRVVHTTNRGLGAARNEGLRHVTGDLVAFADSDDVVPPGAYAALLRQLRRTGSDFVTGSVARWEGDSLAQLPWMRRLHATRSALVIDHQPEILGDVFAWNKLFRRDFYEGAGLSWPEGVRYEDQPTTTDAYLRARRFGVIPEVVYHWRIRHDGSSITQQRSSLADLRDRWATKQMALASVEAYGSAKVTRVFRDRVLAGDLHRYFAEIPGCSDEWWELLRAGVLQMYGARSLTHSGLTPAYRLVGWLVEQGRREDAAAVVAYVRSYGGPLPRVPTPTGPRIDVPVIDLRTVAPAALELRPHEA; this is encoded by the coding sequence ATGCAGCTGCAACCGTGGGCACGCCGCCGCGCCCGCGTCAGCGTGGTCGTCCCGGTCTACGACGTCGAGGCCTACCTCCCCGCCTGCCTGGACAGCGTGCTCGCCCAGGAGGCCAAGGGCCTGGACCTCGAGGTGGTCGTCGTCGACGACGGATCCCCCGACGGCTCGGGGGCGATCGCGGACTCCTACGCCGAGCGCGACCCGCGGGTCCGCGTGGTGCACACCACCAACCGCGGGCTCGGCGCGGCCCGCAACGAGGGCCTGCGCCACGTGACCGGCGACCTGGTGGCCTTCGCCGACTCCGACGACGTCGTGCCGCCCGGGGCGTACGCCGCACTGCTGCGGCAGCTGCGCCGCACCGGCAGCGACTTCGTGACCGGCTCGGTGGCCCGCTGGGAGGGCGACTCCCTCGCCCAGCTGCCGTGGATGCGCCGGCTGCACGCCACCCGCTCGGCGCTGGTGATCGACCACCAGCCGGAGATCCTCGGCGACGTCTTCGCCTGGAACAAGCTGTTCCGCCGCGACTTCTACGAGGGCGCCGGCCTCTCCTGGCCCGAGGGCGTGCGCTACGAGGACCAGCCGACGACGACCGACGCCTACCTGCGCGCCCGGCGGTTCGGCGTGATCCCCGAGGTGGTCTACCACTGGCGGATCCGCCACGACGGCAGCTCGATCACCCAGCAGCGCTCCTCCCTCGCCGACCTCCGCGACCGCTGGGCCACCAAGCAGATGGCGCTGGCCAGCGTCGAGGCGTACGGCTCAGCCAAGGTCACCCGCGTCTTCCGCGACCGCGTCCTGGCCGGCGACCTGCACCGCTACTTCGCCGAGATCCCCGGCTGCTCCGATGAGTGGTGGGAGCTGCTGCGCGCCGGCGTGCTCCAGATGTACGGCGCCCGCTCGCTCACCCACTCCGGGCTGACCCCGGCCTACCGGCTCGTGGGGTGGCTGGTCGAGCAGGGGCGGCGCGAGGACGCCGCGGCCGTCGTGGCCTACGTCCGGTCGTACGGCGGGCCGCTGCCGCGCGTCCCGACGCCCACCGGGCCGCGGATCGACGTGCCGGTCATCGACCTGCGCACCGTCGCACCCGCGGCCCTGGAGCTGCGTCCGCACGAGGCCTGA
- a CDS encoding ABC transporter substrate-binding protein yields the protein MQVRRSLAAALAAGSLLLAGCAGDDLSEDAANDDDSTPAASAGGPVNISGQNFPEATLVASMYEQLLEDAGYDPTVRLVDSRSVYIETFPGDVDVVPEYVGGIVNELNARKLGDQAEPFTAGDGKELAEQGSDLLEEQGITLLDVSEATDTNAFFVTQEYAEENGVTKLSDLEGTSVVLAAAPDCEGRLDCEGGLVDEYGIDVTKVLPLGFASDQTYQSVLDGESQLGLTSTTDGTLESQGLVVLEDDKAIQPAQNLVPAVSSAFLEEHPDVAEKLNELMAALTTENLTELNGRIAVDREKPEDVAREFLEQEGLL from the coding sequence ATGCAGGTACGACGCTCACTGGCCGCCGCGCTCGCGGCGGGCTCGCTCCTCCTCGCCGGCTGCGCCGGGGACGACCTCTCCGAGGACGCTGCGAACGACGACGACTCCACGCCCGCGGCCAGCGCCGGCGGGCCCGTCAACATCTCGGGGCAGAACTTCCCCGAGGCCACCCTGGTCGCCTCGATGTACGAGCAGCTGCTCGAGGACGCCGGCTACGACCCGACCGTGCGCCTGGTCGACTCCCGCAGCGTCTACATCGAGACCTTCCCCGGCGACGTCGACGTCGTGCCGGAGTACGTCGGCGGCATCGTCAACGAGCTCAACGCCCGCAAGCTGGGCGACCAGGCCGAGCCGTTCACCGCCGGGGACGGCAAGGAGCTCGCCGAGCAGGGCTCCGACCTGCTCGAGGAGCAGGGCATCACCCTCCTCGACGTCTCCGAGGCCACCGACACCAACGCCTTCTTCGTCACCCAGGAGTACGCCGAGGAGAACGGCGTCACCAAGCTCTCCGACCTCGAGGGCACCTCGGTCGTGCTGGCCGCCGCCCCCGACTGCGAGGGGCGGCTGGACTGCGAGGGCGGCCTGGTCGACGAGTACGGCATCGACGTCACCAAGGTGCTGCCGCTCGGCTTCGCCAGCGACCAGACCTACCAGTCGGTGCTCGACGGCGAGTCGCAGCTGGGCCTGACCAGCACCACCGACGGCACCTTGGAGTCGCAGGGCCTGGTGGTCCTGGAGGACGACAAGGCGATCCAGCCGGCCCAGAACCTCGTGCCCGCCGTCTCGAGCGCGTTCCTCGAGGAGCACCCCGACGTCGCGGAGAAGCTCAACGAGCTGATGGCTGCGCTGACCACCGAGAACCTCACCGAGCTCAACGGCCGCATCGCCGTGGACCGGGAGAAGCCCGAGGACGTCGCCCGCGAGTTCCTCGAGCAGGAGGGGCTCCTCTGA
- a CDS encoding ABC transporter permease yields the protein MRVLTDAWDYLLAASSWTGDGGMLELLLQQLLLTVTALVLALAVGLPVALGLGHLGRGGFLAVNISNIGRAVPTFALLAVLVTLDWPGYESFGPYGRAGVATLLALTLFALPPIITNGYVAVREVPSDVLEAADGMGMTGAQRFWRVELPLALPLVLSGVRLALVQVWATATIAALVAGPGLGRVITDGFYRSQYGQGIAGALVVAAVALLLELAAAAAERFAARERRDPLGTVSQGLRPAG from the coding sequence ATGAGGGTCCTCACCGACGCCTGGGACTACCTGCTGGCCGCCTCGAGCTGGACCGGCGACGGCGGCATGCTCGAGCTGCTGCTCCAGCAGCTGCTGCTCACGGTGACCGCGCTGGTGCTGGCGCTGGCCGTGGGCCTCCCGGTGGCGCTCGGGCTGGGCCACCTCGGCCGCGGTGGCTTCCTCGCGGTCAACATCTCCAACATCGGCCGGGCGGTGCCGACCTTCGCGCTGCTGGCGGTCCTGGTCACCCTCGACTGGCCGGGCTATGAGTCCTTCGGCCCCTACGGCCGCGCCGGCGTGGCGACCCTGCTGGCGCTGACCCTCTTCGCGCTGCCCCCGATCATCACCAACGGCTACGTCGCGGTGCGGGAGGTCCCCTCCGACGTCCTGGAGGCCGCCGACGGCATGGGGATGACCGGCGCCCAGCGATTCTGGCGGGTCGAGCTGCCCCTGGCGCTGCCGCTCGTGCTCTCCGGCGTACGCCTCGCGCTCGTGCAGGTCTGGGCGACCGCGACCATCGCGGCGCTGGTCGCCGGGCCCGGGCTGGGCCGGGTGATCACCGACGGTTTCTACCGCAGCCAGTACGGCCAGGGCATCGCCGGCGCGCTGGTCGTGGCCGCCGTCGCGCTGCTGCTGGAGCTGGCCGCGGCCGCCGCCGAGCGGTTCGCCGCCCGGGAGCGTCGGGACCCGCTGGGTACCGTGTCGCAGGGACTGCGCCCGGCCGGGTGA
- the panD gene encoding aspartate 1-decarboxylase encodes MLRTMMKSKIHRATVTQADLHYVGSVTVDQDLLDAADLLPGELVHIVDITNGARLETYTIAGERGSGVIGINGAAARLVHPGDLVILIGYGQMETAEAKEHQPHVVFVDAENKIMATGFDPAETFGGAGLVRGDATAAR; translated from the coding sequence ATGCTCCGCACGATGATGAAGAGCAAGATCCACCGGGCCACCGTGACCCAGGCGGACCTCCACTACGTCGGGTCGGTGACGGTCGACCAGGACCTGCTCGACGCCGCGGACCTGCTGCCCGGGGAGCTGGTCCACATCGTCGACATCACCAACGGCGCGCGGCTGGAGACCTACACGATCGCCGGCGAGCGCGGGTCCGGCGTCATCGGCATCAACGGCGCCGCCGCCCGGCTGGTCCACCCCGGCGACCTGGTCATCCTCATCGGCTACGGCCAGATGGAGACCGCCGAGGCCAAGGAGCACCAGCCGCACGTGGTCTTCGTCGACGCCGAGAACAAGATCATGGCCACCGGCTTCGACCCGGCCGAGACCTTCGGCGGGGCCGGTCTGGTCCGCGGCGACGCCACCGCGGCCCGCTAG
- a CDS encoding ABC transporter permease, with product MTVLAAAAPAAEPSCYSRLRNEWFCLDYVTDRREEILDAAGEHLTITVLAVALGVALAVPLALLARRLPRLESTALGLSTGLYTIPSIALFPLLVPFTGLTMTTVVIGLGLYALTVLVRAFLEGLRSVPEDVREAARGLGYGAGRLLVRVELPLALPVVVAGLRVATVSTVALTTVGSLVSYGGLGNLIRDGVTTNFRAELLVASVLCVVIAFALDALLVLGQRALTPWTRAAGGARR from the coding sequence GTGACAGTACTGGCGGCGGCCGCGCCGGCAGCCGAGCCGAGCTGCTACAGCCGCCTGCGCAACGAGTGGTTCTGCCTGGACTACGTCACCGACCGGCGGGAGGAGATCCTCGACGCCGCGGGCGAGCACCTGACGATCACCGTGCTCGCGGTCGCGCTGGGGGTGGCGCTCGCCGTCCCGCTGGCGCTCCTGGCCCGGCGGCTGCCGCGGCTGGAGTCGACGGCGCTGGGGCTGAGCACCGGCCTCTACACGATCCCCTCGATCGCGCTCTTCCCGCTGCTCGTGCCCTTCACCGGGCTGACGATGACCACCGTGGTCATCGGCCTGGGCCTCTACGCGCTGACCGTGCTGGTCCGCGCGTTCCTCGAGGGGCTGCGATCGGTCCCCGAGGACGTGCGCGAGGCCGCCCGCGGCCTGGGGTACGGCGCCGGGCGGCTGCTCGTGCGCGTCGAGCTGCCCCTGGCCCTGCCGGTGGTGGTCGCCGGCCTCCGCGTGGCGACGGTCTCCACCGTCGCGCTGACCACCGTCGGCTCGCTGGTCTCCTACGGCGGGCTCGGCAACCTCATCCGCGACGGCGTGACCACGAACTTCCGGGCCGAGCTGCTCGTCGCCTCGGTGCTCTGCGTGGTCATCGCCTTCGCCCTCGACGCGTTGCTCGTGCTGGGCCAGCGCGCGCTGACCCCGTGGACCCGGGCGGCCGGGGGTGCGCGTCGATGA